In a genomic window of Labilithrix sp.:
- a CDS encoding deoxyhypusine synthase family protein — protein sequence MASALPTLELVLRNFKNFNARATRDALLAYIRHVDAGGKMFWTLAGAMSSAQLGITLAPAIRAGLVHGLSVTGANLEESLFRLVAHHGYKDFPEYRYLTKQDDTRILDERMRRVTDTSIPEDEAFRAVERFIVPMWKDASAKGERRFWHEYFYDLVRTLPKDLHEGSADECWLLAAANAKLPIVVPGYEDSTFGNIFASHVKLGEHSASISKSGIEYMAAFYDQYRELSTGPGLGFFQIGGGIAGDFPICVVPSLKHDLETPVKPWAYFCQISDSTTSYGSYSGATPNEKITWDKLTAETPMFVIESDATIVAPLMLSALLEYAQHPTDAKALIDRHRPRARG from the coding sequence ATGGCATCCGCTCTCCCCACGCTCGAGCTCGTCCTTCGCAACTTCAAGAACTTCAACGCGCGTGCGACGCGTGACGCGCTCCTCGCGTACATCCGGCACGTCGACGCGGGTGGGAAGATGTTCTGGACGCTCGCGGGCGCGATGTCGTCGGCGCAGCTCGGAATCACGCTCGCGCCGGCGATCCGGGCGGGGCTCGTCCACGGGCTCTCCGTCACCGGCGCGAACCTCGAGGAGTCGCTGTTCCGCCTCGTCGCGCACCACGGCTACAAGGACTTCCCCGAGTACCGCTACCTCACGAAGCAGGACGACACGCGGATCTTGGACGAGCGGATGCGGCGCGTGACGGACACGAGCATCCCGGAGGACGAGGCGTTCCGCGCGGTCGAGAGGTTCATCGTGCCGATGTGGAAGGACGCGTCGGCCAAGGGTGAGCGCCGCTTCTGGCACGAGTACTTCTACGACCTCGTCCGGACGCTGCCGAAGGACCTCCACGAGGGCAGCGCCGACGAGTGCTGGCTCCTCGCCGCCGCGAACGCGAAGCTCCCGATCGTCGTCCCCGGCTACGAGGACTCGACCTTCGGCAACATCTTCGCTTCGCACGTGAAGCTCGGTGAGCACAGCGCGAGCATCTCGAAGTCGGGCATCGAGTACATGGCGGCGTTCTACGACCAGTACCGCGAGCTCTCGACCGGCCCGGGCCTCGGGTTCTTCCAGATCGGCGGCGGCATCGCGGGCGACTTCCCGATCTGCGTCGTCCCCTCGCTGAAGCACGACCTCGAGACGCCGGTGAAGCCGTGGGCGTACTTCTGCCAGATCTCCGACTCGACCACGTCGTACGGCTCGTACTCCGGCGCGACGCCGAACGAGAAGATCACGTGGGACAAGCTCACCGCCGAGACGCCGATGTTCGTGATCGAGTCCGACGCCACGATCGTCGCCCCGCTCATGCTCTCCGCCCTCCTCGAGTACGCCCAGCACCCCACCGACGCGAAGGCGCTCATCGACCGCCACCGGCCACGCGCAAGGGGGTAG
- a CDS encoding transcriptional repressor encodes MRSTASRIAVLEHFYEHGGRKSHADMFQALEGRGFDRATIYRILMDLADAKILSRTDLGDHVWRFELLREGAGDHGEEHPHFVCVDCGQLSCLPDLTVELSGRRPPKAIAAKKVAIQLKGVCDACS; translated from the coding sequence ATGCGCAGCACGGCGTCGCGCATCGCGGTGCTCGAGCATTTCTACGAGCATGGCGGGCGCAAGAGCCACGCCGACATGTTCCAGGCGCTCGAGGGCCGTGGCTTCGACCGGGCCACGATCTACCGAATCCTCATGGACCTCGCCGACGCGAAGATCCTCTCGCGCACGGATCTCGGCGACCACGTCTGGCGCTTCGAGCTCCTGCGAGAGGGAGCCGGCGACCACGGCGAGGAGCATCCCCATTTCGTGTGCGTCGACTGCGGACAGCTCTCGTGTCTGCCCGACCTCACCGTCGAGCTGTCCGGCCGACGACCACCAAAGGCCATCGCCGCGAAGAAGGTCGCGATCCAGCTCAAGGGCGTCTGCGACGCCTGCAGCTGA
- a CDS encoding metallophosphoesterase, with translation MSFVLAHVSDLHVSEFGDTFHDRLRIVKRSANVVAVDPKRYETVWEEAGWRVVHERGKRRAKIALVDPESYAHPIPSVKEGKGLLDPIERAAAKACRLEARKAAVLAEHLPSPGALRVLFEGTPRNSNLRLLRAAAAIEEAGADAVCITGDLTDDGVGYELIEAAFARWKDKGMLFAIPGNHDLYLFPMRGSGRPKPTHATKRAAWNAFAARLGLELHATGAWVRHLPQANTVLVGLDSCARPQRRFYRHNGGLGQAQLEYLRELGRSPEWKGARHRIALLHHHVVPLPHGVGRRAPSEIGMRLDDARSAAEVFDEVGITAVMHGHRHVSEQRQPAGSNFKILASPSLTLGCRSGDEPSFWRVELDGRMHAERVRVPVEAMDQDEDPTELGALMEGALEITREITIDVEDDEEDDDE, from the coding sequence GTGAGCTTCGTCCTCGCCCACGTCTCGGACCTCCACGTCTCCGAGTTCGGCGATACGTTCCACGACCGGCTCCGCATCGTGAAGCGGAGCGCGAACGTCGTCGCCGTCGATCCCAAGCGCTACGAGACCGTGTGGGAAGAGGCGGGCTGGCGCGTCGTCCACGAGCGCGGGAAACGCCGCGCCAAGATCGCGCTCGTCGATCCCGAGAGCTACGCCCACCCGATCCCTTCCGTGAAAGAAGGGAAAGGGCTCCTCGATCCGATCGAGCGCGCGGCGGCGAAGGCCTGTCGCCTCGAAGCGCGGAAGGCGGCGGTGCTCGCGGAGCACCTCCCGAGCCCCGGCGCGCTCCGCGTCCTCTTCGAGGGGACGCCGCGCAACTCGAACCTGCGGCTCTTGCGCGCGGCGGCGGCGATCGAGGAGGCGGGCGCCGACGCGGTGTGCATCACCGGCGACCTCACCGACGACGGCGTGGGGTACGAGCTGATCGAAGCGGCGTTCGCGCGGTGGAAGGACAAGGGGATGCTCTTCGCCATTCCCGGCAACCACGACCTTTATCTGTTTCCGATGCGCGGCAGCGGGCGGCCCAAGCCCACCCACGCCACGAAGCGCGCGGCGTGGAACGCGTTCGCCGCGCGCCTCGGCCTCGAGCTGCACGCGACAGGCGCGTGGGTCCGGCACCTCCCCCAGGCGAACACCGTCCTCGTCGGCCTCGACTCGTGCGCGCGGCCGCAGCGGCGCTTCTATCGCCACAACGGCGGGCTCGGACAGGCGCAGCTCGAGTACCTCCGCGAGCTCGGTCGCTCGCCGGAGTGGAAGGGCGCGCGCCACCGCATCGCGCTGCTCCACCATCACGTCGTGCCGCTCCCGCACGGCGTCGGGCGGCGCGCGCCGAGCGAGATCGGCATGCGCCTCGACGACGCGCGATCCGCGGCCGAGGTCTTCGACGAGGTCGGCATCACCGCGGTGATGCACGGTCACCGCCACGTGAGCGAGCAGCGGCAGCCCGCGGGCAGCAACTTCAAGATCCTCGCGTCGCCTTCGCTCACGCTCGGGTGCCGGAGCGGCGACGAGCCTTCGTTCTGGCGCGTCGAGCTCGACGGCCGAATGCACGCCGAGCGCGTCCGCGTCCCGGTCGAGGCGATGGACCAGGACGAAGACCCGACCGAGCTCGGCGCGCTGATGGAAGGCGCGCTCGAGATCACGCGGGAGATCACGATCGACGTCGAGGACGACGAAGAAGACGACGACGAGTGA
- a CDS encoding BamA/TamA family outer membrane protein: MRSSFVLASLVALVAPDLARADELRSRPESLPHYVSEQKRMSVTDAAKKREGFFVTGLPFFSSDPLNGVGGGATGYIHYNGTRSDPFFEYTSYRARLGLKGEYTTGNAAGVSLKLDAPFIANTAWRLKIDGKFESTPNNLYFGLTERTLEPFPEHKYSTYAASLARSRPGGPGEAPVVTDSLRHLFLEREWMLNLKGERVVLDGNWRVLAGYEIQHLTYETYENVRTNGVPNGRSLLRADAEAGRAIGLAGGRVSLVQLSLMYDTRDFDPDPYRGFFFEWGNEHSARYTGSEYTFHKMLFQARHYLPIAPRALKRTLLATRVGYGTIISGDAPFFEYQDQWSAEGSIRALGGAQTLRGFKANRFLGRTVGFVNIEFRTRFADFDWLGQNITLTAAPFLDLGSIGDEVLLVKPTIRAAAGAGLRVGWNRSTVIVADAAFSREDAQLFINFNQSY; encoded by the coding sequence ATGCGCTCCTCCTTCGTGCTCGCCTCGCTCGTCGCCCTCGTCGCGCCGGACCTGGCGCGCGCCGACGAGCTTCGATCGCGGCCCGAGTCGTTACCCCACTACGTCTCGGAGCAAAAGCGAATGAGCGTGACCGACGCGGCGAAGAAGCGCGAGGGGTTCTTCGTCACCGGCCTCCCCTTCTTCAGCTCCGATCCGCTCAACGGCGTCGGCGGCGGCGCGACCGGATATATCCACTACAACGGGACGCGGAGCGATCCGTTCTTCGAATATACGTCGTACCGCGCGCGGCTCGGGCTGAAGGGCGAATACACCACCGGCAACGCGGCCGGGGTCTCGCTGAAGCTCGACGCGCCGTTCATCGCCAATACCGCGTGGCGCCTGAAGATCGACGGCAAGTTCGAGAGCACGCCGAACAACCTGTATTTCGGATTGACGGAGCGGACGCTCGAGCCATTTCCGGAGCACAAATACAGCACGTACGCCGCCTCCCTCGCCCGGTCGCGCCCCGGCGGCCCCGGCGAGGCGCCGGTCGTGACCGACAGCCTCCGGCACCTCTTCCTCGAGCGGGAGTGGATGCTGAACCTGAAGGGCGAGCGCGTGGTCCTCGACGGCAACTGGCGCGTCCTCGCCGGCTACGAGATCCAGCACCTCACCTACGAGACCTACGAGAACGTCCGCACGAACGGCGTCCCGAACGGCCGCTCGCTCCTCCGCGCCGACGCCGAGGCGGGCCGCGCGATCGGCCTCGCCGGCGGCCGCGTCTCGCTCGTCCAGCTCTCGCTCATGTACGATACGCGCGACTTCGACCCCGATCCGTACCGCGGATTCTTCTTCGAGTGGGGAAACGAGCACTCCGCCCGCTACACCGGCTCGGAATACACATTTCACAAGATGCTATTTCAGGCCCGGCACTATTTGCCAATCGCGCCGCGCGCGCTGAAGCGCACCCTCCTCGCGACGCGCGTCGGATATGGCACGATCATCAGCGGCGACGCGCCCTTCTTCGAATACCAGGATCAGTGGAGCGCCGAGGGCAGCATCCGCGCGCTCGGCGGTGCCCAGACGCTGCGCGGCTTCAAGGCCAATCGTTTCCTCGGGCGCACGGTGGGCTTCGTCAACATCGAATTTCGGACGCGTTTTGCCGATTTCGACTGGCTCGGACAGAACATCACCCTCACCGCCGCTCCGTTCCTCGATCTCGGCAGCATCGGGGACGAGGTGCTCCTCGTGAAGCCCACGATCCGCGCCGCCGCCGGCGCCGGCCTCCGCGTCGGCTGGAACCGCTCCACCGTCATCGTCGCCGACGCGGCCTTCTCGCGCGAGGACGCTCAGCTCTTCATCAACTTCAACCAGAGCTACTGA
- a CDS encoding universal stress protein, translating to MSDGALPPTARRILVAVGMGPETGAIRAALELARCTHASLAFVHVLDLSRVTRAALSGDLEAVKVLRAEAEARLRAIGPSHGHRRPFEVFVSVGAVAPEIVRVATSWDADLLVVSTGARPSRDGRSAAAV from the coding sequence ATGAGCGACGGAGCTTTACCGCCGACGGCGCGCCGGATCCTGGTCGCGGTTGGGATGGGGCCCGAGACGGGGGCGATCCGCGCCGCGCTCGAGCTCGCGCGCTGCACCCACGCGAGCCTGGCGTTCGTTCACGTCCTCGACCTCTCACGCGTGACGCGGGCCGCGCTGAGCGGAGACCTCGAGGCGGTGAAGGTGCTCCGCGCGGAGGCGGAGGCTCGGCTGCGGGCGATCGGGCCGAGCCACGGTCATCGCCGCCCGTTCGAGGTGTTCGTCTCCGTCGGCGCCGTCGCGCCGGAGATCGTCCGCGTCGCGACGAGCTGGGACGCGGACCTCCTCGTCGTCTCGACCGGCGCGCGCCCAAGCCGAGACGGAAGATCTGCAGCGGCGGTGTGA
- a CDS encoding response regulator transcription factor, producing MRVMVVDDDADVLSVVGRALAADGHVVVPADSVAATRALLATQEPHLLVLDLALPDGGGLELCRQIRADGYAFPILILTARSDVAARVHGLDGGADDYLAKPFAVAELRARVRALGRRATAGLVGTTRAARVLRGDLVLDFGARQATRSDVAVPVTPREWVILEILASHRGDVVPRSMLLEHAWGEATEAAGKSLEVLVARLRKRLGAGVVRTIRGEGYAFGAET from the coding sequence GTGCGCGTGATGGTCGTGGACGACGACGCCGACGTGCTCTCCGTCGTCGGGCGCGCGCTCGCGGCCGACGGGCACGTCGTCGTGCCGGCCGACTCCGTCGCTGCGACGCGCGCGCTCCTCGCGACGCAGGAGCCTCATCTGCTCGTGCTCGACCTCGCGCTGCCGGACGGCGGGGGGCTCGAGCTGTGCCGGCAGATCCGCGCGGACGGGTATGCGTTTCCGATCCTGATCCTCACCGCGCGCTCCGACGTCGCGGCGCGCGTCCACGGCCTCGACGGCGGCGCGGACGACTACCTCGCGAAGCCGTTCGCGGTCGCCGAGCTGCGCGCGCGCGTCCGCGCCTTGGGGCGACGCGCGACGGCGGGGCTCGTCGGGACGACGCGCGCGGCGAGGGTGCTGCGCGGCGACCTCGTGCTCGACTTCGGCGCGCGGCAGGCGACGCGGAGCGACGTCGCGGTCCCGGTCACGCCGCGCGAGTGGGTCATCCTCGAGATCCTCGCGTCGCATCGCGGCGACGTCGTCCCGCGCTCGATGCTGCTCGAGCACGCGTGGGGCGAGGCGACGGAGGCGGCGGGCAAGAGCCTCGAGGTCCTCGTCGCGCGCCTGCGGAAGCGCCTCGGCGCCGGCGTCGTTCGCACGATCCGCGGCGAGGGCTACGCCTTCGGGGCGGAGACCTGA
- a CDS encoding VWA domain-containing protein translates to MRTETHAVLEAADGTKVPLVGVEVRAEVVAGYACATVRQRYKNGEAHAIEATYTFPLPSKSVVTGFAMTCAGRRLEGMVQEKGDAFRRYDEAVAAGHGGALLEQARPNVWSAAIGNLLPGEETTIEVQYVEPLLADEGAVRWSIPTLVAPRYVAASVVDAERVSPPIGAATYGLDLEVTFDLGAEVDVESPSHAIETVNDGGKTRARLRQADVALDRDVVIYASAKKSADAAAPIASSVCHRERGETGTLAVMLVPDLGASKEAPRARQLVFVIDRSGSMGGAAMAEARTALRLCLRQLREGDRFNVLAFDTAIEPFANELVPYGPATLAKVDAWIGGIDARGGTELLAPMLEAARLAPDGVIVLLTDGEVANEAEISDAFMAARGSARVYSFGIGSNVSDALLTDLADRTAGAVEHIHPGERIDEKVVAQFARATAARVTDLRIKARGIELGEIAPAEGRVLVDGEPCAFFARYEQSGRGAIEIRGLRDGEPFYVEVLVDLEHETERPAIEKLWAQARIRDLERANVGGRRAETMKERIVTLAQTYGVSSKYTSFVVVEKRTGDRRMNAQPETRVVPVAPPAGWATSRSRHTGGVTRGTLMSPRPAAGMPSPMSARARRAAPPPPRSFAMSAPPAASRSMIMPARSAPAYPPPCPAPTYEADEVAAAPPSSSDPVLGILSRQAASGLWESPGRDPVDVTVEAMLQLVRLGLSSRHMIHGAQIKKAIDALLARITANRATDVKLRELALGVAWLLATGKRTRSEIELAAKGSALEVTFGSEPAVRAHVERLAAA, encoded by the coding sequence ATGAGGACGGAGACACACGCGGTGCTCGAGGCAGCGGACGGAACGAAGGTGCCCCTCGTCGGCGTGGAGGTGCGCGCCGAGGTCGTCGCCGGCTACGCGTGCGCGACGGTGCGCCAGCGGTACAAGAACGGCGAGGCGCACGCGATCGAGGCGACGTACACGTTCCCGCTGCCGAGCAAGAGCGTCGTCACCGGCTTCGCGATGACGTGCGCGGGGCGCCGTCTCGAGGGCATGGTTCAAGAGAAGGGAGACGCGTTCCGCCGGTACGACGAGGCGGTCGCGGCGGGGCACGGCGGCGCGCTCCTTGAGCAGGCGCGGCCGAACGTGTGGAGCGCGGCGATCGGGAACCTGCTCCCCGGCGAGGAGACCACGATCGAGGTGCAGTACGTCGAGCCGCTCCTCGCCGACGAGGGCGCGGTGAGGTGGTCGATCCCGACCCTCGTCGCGCCGCGCTACGTCGCGGCGAGCGTCGTCGACGCGGAGCGCGTCTCTCCGCCGATCGGCGCCGCGACGTACGGGCTCGACCTCGAGGTCACGTTCGACCTCGGCGCCGAGGTCGACGTCGAGAGCCCGTCGCACGCGATCGAGACGGTGAACGACGGCGGCAAGACGCGCGCGCGGCTCCGCCAGGCCGACGTCGCGCTCGATCGCGACGTCGTGATCTACGCGTCGGCGAAGAAGAGCGCGGACGCGGCGGCGCCGATCGCGAGCTCGGTCTGCCACCGCGAGCGCGGCGAGACGGGGACGCTCGCGGTGATGCTCGTGCCCGATCTCGGGGCCTCGAAGGAGGCGCCGCGGGCGCGTCAGCTCGTGTTCGTGATCGATCGCTCCGGCTCGATGGGCGGCGCCGCGATGGCGGAGGCGCGCACGGCGCTCAGGCTCTGCCTCCGCCAGCTGCGGGAGGGCGATCGCTTCAACGTGCTCGCGTTCGACACCGCGATCGAGCCGTTCGCGAACGAGCTCGTGCCGTACGGTCCGGCGACGCTCGCGAAGGTCGACGCGTGGATCGGAGGGATCGACGCGCGCGGAGGGACGGAGCTGCTCGCGCCGATGCTCGAGGCGGCGCGGCTCGCGCCCGACGGGGTCATCGTGCTCCTCACCGACGGAGAGGTCGCGAACGAGGCGGAGATCTCCGACGCGTTCATGGCGGCGCGCGGCAGCGCTCGCGTGTACTCGTTCGGGATCGGGAGCAACGTCTCCGACGCGCTCCTCACCGATCTCGCCGACCGCACCGCCGGCGCGGTGGAGCACATCCATCCGGGGGAGCGCATCGACGAGAAGGTCGTCGCGCAGTTCGCGCGCGCGACGGCGGCGCGCGTCACCGATCTCCGGATCAAGGCGCGCGGGATCGAGCTCGGCGAGATCGCGCCGGCGGAGGGACGTGTCCTCGTCGACGGCGAGCCGTGCGCCTTCTTCGCGCGCTACGAGCAATCGGGACGCGGCGCGATCGAGATCCGAGGGCTGCGTGACGGCGAGCCGTTCTACGTCGAGGTCCTCGTCGATCTCGAGCACGAGACGGAGCGGCCCGCGATCGAGAAGCTCTGGGCGCAGGCGCGGATCCGCGATCTCGAGCGCGCGAACGTCGGCGGCCGTCGCGCCGAGACGATGAAGGAGCGCATCGTGACGCTCGCGCAGACGTACGGCGTCTCGTCGAAGTACACGTCGTTCGTCGTCGTGGAGAAGCGGACCGGCGACCGCCGCATGAACGCGCAGCCGGAGACGCGCGTCGTCCCCGTCGCGCCGCCGGCGGGCTGGGCGACGTCGCGGAGCAGGCACACCGGCGGCGTCACGCGCGGGACGTTGATGTCGCCGCGCCCGGCCGCGGGGATGCCGAGCCCGATGAGCGCCCGCGCGCGGCGGGCCGCGCCTCCGCCGCCGCGATCGTTCGCGATGAGCGCGCCTCCGGCCGCGTCGCGGAGCATGATCATGCCGGCGCGCTCGGCGCCGGCGTACCCGCCGCCGTGCCCGGCGCCGACGTACGAGGCCGACGAGGTCGCCGCCGCTCCGCCGTCGTCGAGCGATCCGGTGCTCGGGATCCTCTCGCGGCAGGCCGCGTCGGGGCTCTGGGAGTCGCCGGGGCGCGATCCGGTCGACGTCACCGTCGAGGCGATGCTCCAGCTCGTGCGGCTCGGGCTCTCGAGCCGCCACATGATCCACGGCGCCCAGATCAAGAAGGCGATCGACGCGCTCCTCGCGCGCATCACCGCGAACCGCGCGACCGACGTGAAGCTGCGCGAGCTCGCGCTCGGAGTCGCGTGGCTCCTCGCGACGGGGAAGCGGACGCGGAGCGAGATCGAGCTCGCGGCGAAGGGCTCGGCGCTGGAGGTCACCTTCGGCAGCGAGCCCGCGGTGCGGGCGCACGTCGAACGCCTCGCCGCCGCGTAG
- a CDS encoding HAMP domain-containing histidine kinase: MRATSLATRASWAAFASAGLAAATAAAASSVFADALVLRATDRRLEAAAGELVHEVDAAPPESLAALVAEEQEEANVSGVRLALYGSDGVVTGDRNVPAVTACTSMAGHRVCSVAGRRGTAVASLPHATPVALLVLAAAAAATFAGAVAWLLARVLSRRAVAPLLRLRERIAGLPLVPAVDLGADDGVLEVDELRATIRLALARMQDSVERSSRFAANAAHELRTPLTTLRAELELLAEKPDAGADAAITTALRKVNQLQTLTERLLVLATPEENTESFELVSLRDVVDDVLADLPEADRARVEANGDEDAFVRGDAAALRSVVTNGLSNALKLASRVDVELSRDGDTAVLAIDDDGPGVSEEHRARMFEPFARIPGNRAPGHGLGLALVAHVARWHAGEARLLASRRHPQGARLEVRFPVSSSG, encoded by the coding sequence GTGCGCGCGACGAGCCTCGCCACGCGCGCGTCGTGGGCCGCGTTCGCCTCCGCCGGCCTCGCCGCGGCGACGGCGGCCGCGGCCTCCAGCGTCTTCGCCGACGCGCTCGTCCTCCGCGCGACCGATCGCCGCCTCGAAGCGGCCGCGGGCGAGCTCGTTCACGAGGTCGACGCCGCGCCGCCGGAGTCGCTCGCGGCGCTGGTCGCGGAGGAGCAAGAAGAGGCGAACGTCTCGGGGGTGCGCCTCGCGCTCTACGGCTCGGACGGCGTCGTCACGGGCGATCGCAACGTGCCCGCGGTGACGGCCTGCACCAGCATGGCAGGACATCGCGTCTGCTCCGTCGCCGGCCGCCGCGGTACCGCGGTCGCGTCGTTGCCGCACGCGACGCCGGTCGCGCTCCTCGTGCTCGCCGCCGCCGCCGCCGCGACGTTCGCGGGCGCGGTGGCGTGGCTCCTCGCGCGGGTGCTGAGCCGTCGCGCGGTCGCGCCGCTCCTTCGCCTCCGCGAGCGCATCGCGGGCCTGCCGCTCGTCCCCGCGGTCGATCTCGGCGCCGACGACGGCGTCCTCGAGGTCGACGAGCTCCGCGCGACGATCCGGCTCGCGCTCGCGCGGATGCAGGACTCGGTGGAGCGCTCCTCCCGCTTCGCCGCGAACGCCGCGCACGAGCTCCGCACGCCGCTGACCACGCTCCGCGCCGAGCTCGAGCTCCTCGCCGAGAAGCCCGACGCCGGCGCGGACGCCGCGATCACGACCGCGCTCCGCAAGGTGAACCAGCTCCAGACCCTCACCGAGCGGCTCCTCGTCCTCGCGACGCCGGAGGAGAACACGGAGTCGTTCGAGCTCGTGTCGCTCCGCGACGTCGTCGACGACGTGCTCGCCGACCTGCCCGAGGCCGACCGCGCCCGGGTGGAGGCGAACGGCGACGAGGACGCCTTCGTCCGCGGCGACGCGGCCGCGCTGCGCTCCGTCGTGACGAACGGGCTCTCCAACGCGCTGAAGCTCGCCTCGCGCGTCGACGTCGAGCTCTCGCGCGACGGAGACACCGCCGTCCTCGCGATCGACGACGACGGCCCCGGCGTGAGCGAGGAGCACCGCGCCCGCATGTTCGAGCCCTTCGCGAGGATCCCGGGCAACCGCGCGCCGGGCCACGGGCTCGGCCTCGCGCTCGTGGCCCACGTCGCGCGGTGGCACGCGGGCGAGGCGCGCCTTCTCGCGAGCCGGCGTCACCCGCAGGGCGCGCGGCTCGAGGTCCGCTTCCCGGTCAGTAGCTCTGGTTGA
- a CDS encoding VWA domain-containing protein, translating to MAVEGVDAGVSAEVAGSAEPPVVVGTCTGTGLVLLIDRSGSMSGLPMEMAKSSAVAAVKVLGPADCFELVAFDSAPERVVPLTAVANRAALEASIAKVTAGGGTELATTLAWARRDIGGAPRAKRRLVILLTDGQASSNGTRELAEAIARDGVTVTTIGLGGGVDESLLRAIAEAGHGRFHKITDPTRLPSTVRNELTYGASP from the coding sequence ATGGCCGTGGAGGGGGTCGATGCGGGGGTGTCGGCGGAGGTCGCAGGGTCGGCGGAGCCGCCGGTGGTAGTGGGGACGTGCACCGGGACGGGGCTCGTGCTCCTGATCGATCGGTCCGGATCGATGAGCGGTCTTCCGATGGAGATGGCGAAGAGCTCCGCCGTCGCTGCGGTGAAGGTGCTCGGTCCGGCCGACTGCTTCGAGCTCGTCGCGTTCGACAGCGCGCCGGAGCGCGTCGTGCCGCTCACGGCGGTGGCCAATCGAGCGGCGCTCGAGGCCTCCATCGCGAAGGTGACCGCGGGTGGAGGGACCGAGCTCGCGACGACGCTCGCGTGGGCGCGACGCGACATCGGCGGCGCGCCGCGTGCGAAGCGGCGGCTCGTGATCCTGCTGACCGACGGCCAGGCCTCGAGCAACGGCACGCGCGAGCTCGCCGAAGCGATCGCCCGCGACGGTGTCACCGTGACCACGATCGGCCTCGGCGGCGGCGTGGACGAATCGCTCCTCCGCGCGATCGCAGAGGCCGGCCACGGCCGCTTCCACAAGATCACCGATCCGACACGCCTCCCCTCCACCGTCCGCAACGAGCTCACGTATGGCGCTTCCCCGTAG